In Juglans microcarpa x Juglans regia isolate MS1-56 chromosome 4S, Jm3101_v1.0, whole genome shotgun sequence, a single window of DNA contains:
- the LOC121262854 gene encoding putative pumilio homolog 10, which translates to MAEKDRRVMENMKRSGELGMLLDGIPNPNSPYHNICHRLHHNQLGNGSPVGRVSLRSESSPSSSFSNGFWSSEDASPYPDSFEEVKHQTSSTQYLSINGKKGDDMGLCETLYRIHMDDRQRDNTDMRGLEVDFDGFGVNGPYLGVTTPWNVNHGGECNGFSNRTSGFEGFQYSHLGAPVSFIDDRRLKSLGFQGGYRESDSTGSYLAHHRLNALDSGPSSNANQMNYSMDKRNASGCYYGGIQRPNQSTVRPYLRDASVSSRRWCEINCNGVTGVMEPLSSPPSKQHPKLALNVDDSSSSRPILNERTREILNSVVPQSSMSTRGAEDVEAFSCDDNFIIKGGNCLNYSINKKPNDTSRSHKKNCRNEMAETNQRGKSSGLDSHCSFANYFENDPIPSGGCPLFLPLPSCSLAEVQGYIYFLAKDQYGCRFLQRVFDKGACQDVQIIFNEIIGHVVELITDLFGNYLVQKLLDVCNEEQRMQIVLKVTNQPGQLMRISLDPHGTRVVQKLIENVETKKQISLLSSALELGFLTLVKDPNGNHVIQRCLQCFSNEDNKFIFAAAAKFCVDMATHRHGCCVLQRCIARSIGEHREKLVTEVSRDGILLAQDPYGNYVVQYLIELKIPSASSKLISQFKGNYAQLSMQKFSSHVVEKCLTHFEEHRSRIIYELLSVSHFDQLLQDRFANYVIQRALAVTKGPLHASLVEQVEAHKILSTNPYCRRIFSRKLLKK; encoded by the exons ATGGCTGAGAAGGATCGGAGGGTTATGGAGaacatgaagaggagtggaGAGCTTGGAATGTTGTTGGATGGGATTCCCAATCCAAATTCTCCTTACCACAATATCTGTCATCGTCTGCATCACAATCAGCTCGGGAATGGCTCACCGGTTGGTAGAGTTTCTCTGCGATCAGAGTCCTCTCCTTCGAGTTCTTTCTCTAATGGGTTTTGGTCCTCTGAGGATGCTTCACCATATCCTGATTCATTTGAGGAGGTTAAGCATCAAACATCCAGTACCCAGTACTTGAGCATCAATGGGAAGAAAGGGGATGACATGGGCTTGTGTGAGACTTTGTATAGAATACATATGGATGATCGACAGAGAGATAATACTGATATGAGGGGACTTGAGGTGGATTTCGATGGGTTTGGGGTTAATGGTCCTTATTTGGGTGTGACTACCCCATGGAATGTGAACCATGGGGGAGAATGTAATGGTTTTAGCAACCGTACTTCTGGCTTTGAGGGTTTTCAGTACTCTCATCTCGGAGCTCCGGTGAGTTTCATCGATGATAGGAGGTTGAAATCGCTTGGTTTTCAGGGTGGATATAGAGAGAGTGATTCAACGGGGTCTTATCTTGCTCATCATCGGTTGAATGCTTTGGATTCTGGCCCCAGTTCTAACGCTAACCAAATGAATTATTCAATGGATAAAAGAAATGCCAGTGGATGTTACTACGGCGGTATTCAAAGGCCGAACCAATCTACTGTTAGGCCTTACCTTAGAGACGCTTCTGTTAGCTCACGCCGGTGGTGTGAAATAAATTGCAATGGAGTGACGGGTGTTATGGAACCACTGAGTTCCCCTCCGTCGAAACAGCACCCCAAGCTGGCTTTGAATGTAGATGATTCCTCAAGTAGTCGTCCCATTTTAAATGAAAGGACTCGAGAAATCCTAAACAGCGTGGTTCCTCAATCTTCAATGTCTACGAGAGGTGCAGAGGACGTAGAGGCTTTTTCTTGTGATGATAATTTCATCATAAAAGGAGGGAATTGTTTGAATTATTCCATCAACAAGAAACCCAACGACACTTCAAGGAGTCATAAGAAGAATTGTCGCAATGAGATGGCAGAAACAAACCAGCGAGGGAAAAGCTCTGGATTGGATAGTCACTGTAGTTTTgcaaattattttgaaaatgatccGATTCCGAGTGGTGGTTGTCCGTTGTTCTTGCCACTACCTTCTTGTTCTTTGGCTGAAGTCCAgggttatatatatttcttagcaAAGGATCAATATGGTTGTCGCTTCTTACAGAGAGTGTTTGATAAGGGAGCATGTCAAGACGTGCAAAtcatatttaatgaaattatcgGTCACGTTGTTGAACTTATCACCGACTTATTTGGAAATTACCTTGTGCAGAAGTTGTTGGATGTGTGCAATGAAGAACAGAGAATGCAGATAGTGCTCAAGGTGACAAACCAACCAGGACAACTAATGAGAATATCTCTGGACCCACATGG CACGCGTGTGGTACAGAAGTTGATCGAGAACGTGGAAACTAAGAAACAGATTTCGCTGCTTAGCTCAGCACTTGAATTGGGTTTTCTTACTCTTGTTAAGGATCCGAATGGCAACCATGTGATACAACGTTGCTTGCAATGTTTTAGCAATGAAGATAATAAG TTTATTTTTGCTGCTGCTGCAAAGTTTTGTGTGGACATGGCAACTCATAGGCATGGATGTTGTGTACTGCAACGCTGCATTGCACGTTCAATTGGAGAACATCGAGAAAAGTTGGTCACTGAAGTTTCTAGAGATGGAATTCTACTCGCTCAAGACCCATATGG AAATTACGTTGTTCAGTATCTTATAGAGCTAAAGATCCCATCTGCTAGTTCCAAATTGATTTCTCAGTTTAAAGGGAACTACGCACAGCTCTCAATGCAGAAGTTCAGCAGCCATGTGGTTGAAAAATGCCTTACACATTTTGAAGAACATAGGTCAAGAATCATCTACGAATTACTCTCAGTGTCTCACTTTGACCAATTGCTGCAGGACCGATTTGCAAACTATGTCATTCAACGTGCTTTAGCAGTTACCAAG GGCCCTCTTCATGCTTCACTGGTTGAACAGGTAGAGGCTCACAAAATCTTAAGTACCAATCCATATTGCAGGAGGATTTTCTCACGGAAACTCTTGAAGAAGTGA